The region TATTTACAGTTAAATTTGTTTTAGAATCGCTTTCTTGAAGCTTCCATATACCTTGTAAAGTAACTTCTATACTAATGGGGTGTCCAAAACCTGGTGTAGCCTTTCCAGAATCATCATAAAAATTTAAGTTAGGATCAACCACACTTAATTGAATAGATTTCCCTCCCGTTTCGTGTAACATTATAAGCGACGGATTTGAGACTGCTTTTATATAAGGTACATTTAACGATGTACTATTTTGAAAAAAACTATAGCCGTAAGTATGTAACGCTTTGTCATAAACCACATGCGCTAAACTATCTGCTTGAATAACTTGAAAACTTGAGTCTTTAAAACGGCCCGTTTTAACTTTTTCAATCATATTTTCATCAGAAAAAGGGTAAATCACGTAGCGATAACTTGAAGAAGTTGGAGCTACACCATGATCTATCCATGCCACAGCATAATTACCTTCTGTTTCTTTTACACCTTTACCTTTAGTATTCATTTTACCAGTATTTATTGAATATTTGTTGTGGTAAGAATGTTGATGATCTAATTTTATATGTACTTGATTATCTGAAATTAGGTGGTATATATTCTGGTATGCATCTATATACCACGAATCTTTAGTATCTGAATTAATACTTTGATTAAAACCTAACTTATTAATTGCACCTATTTTTGAACTAAAAATGTTTTTAGAAATATCTTCATTTAGATAATTTTGAAAGAGCGTAGTTTCTACAGAATGTTCGTTATCAATACTCGATATATTTGTTCCAATACAGATTAACTTATTTCCAAAAGAAAATACTGATTTACGAGCCTTAAGTTTACCTGGAAAACTATAGCTACCACGTTTGCCATCTGAATTGGAACCAGAACTTTCATCTAGTATCATAGAAAATACACCATTGTTATCTTGTTTAACCGCGCCCGCAAACGTTTGATTTGATTTAAACATTAATAACGATAAATCTGATTCTAATTCTTTTAAAGGTAAATGTATTATAGTGGCTCCGGGATATCTATTCCAATCCCAACCTAACTGATTAAATCCACTTCCATATTCTCCTTTTTCAGAAAGCAATTGTATTGTTCCATTAGCCGGATAACGTCCATAACGGTTTGAAGCTATATAAATTTCTGAAGCCCATACATACTTACTGTAACCTTTAATTATAGCTGCCCAATCTTTTCGTCTATGAATTGCAGTAGATGCATAAGGTAAAACATGATAACCAGGTAAAGTTTCAGGTTTTATATTATATTCATTTTTTAAAACAGCAGCGGTCTCTTTATCTTGATCTCCCCATAATCTTAAATACGCACTAGCAAATTCTCTATCTATTTTTGAAGTATAATCTGGATTTCCAGAATACGCCATATCTAAAAATTGTGATTTTAATGGCTCTATTGTATTATCTTCTAAAGGGTGTCTACCTGCATTTGCAAAACCATAATCAAACTTATTACTATATAACACTGTTGTTAAAATGGCTTTTTTAAAATTTTGATGGCCAACCATACTAATCTTAAATTGTGTGTTTGATAGTGTTCTAAATACTTTAGGTAAATTTTTAAAGGCCCCCATGCCATATGCGGGATAATGCCCTCCATGATGCCATGATGTCCCATCTTTTTTAAATACACCTTGCTCATTATCTTGTGCTAAAGTTATGGACATGTACTTGCTATAAGCATTTAGCAATAAAGCTATTTTATTAATATCTGTACGCATAAAAATTATCATTAAATGATAAAATGATTGCGTATTGAAATAATCTATATTAGCAACAAAATCATCTTCTGGAGCTAATATTTTACCTAAATTAAAAACCCACTGCATGCTTTTTCCCACCTCATCTAATAAACCAGCTTGTTGTAATGGGGCTCTCATTATAAAAAAAGCTTTAGCTAAATCTTCCATACTATATCCAATATGGTGTCGTGTTCCTCCTGAAGCCCCAGCTTGCCACCCTTGGTCTAAAAAATATTGTGTAG is a window of Formosa sediminum DNA encoding:
- a CDS encoding chondroitinase family polysaccharide lyase — its product is MFFCFCAILIAQEKKPYKVNFENQSELNHFDHNKTSTITLSDKHYKLGKSSLRWDFKEDSYIKTSFLDILTEEESPLAYGDYFPNSPTTIFSIYNEDIQEGTLRFSFYSDANDDEIWFEIPLNFTGWRTIWVPFYEMNGHTPKRNTPVNFKTFKISTVNIKKPGTVFIDDLVFSQYQDDRYAYPDFSVPFLKQDFAPEQDHWMPSIAYYNYIENSKAKDVSIATKKEIDIILQRLNSRFIDTLKLKNTVHEATEIYSKLNLNVDQTVKGRPLTFRYDETYYNKPPKYDEDFMEVHRFGAILKQLADLYLQGDEKSKSVISSNFIMATQYFLDQGWQAGASGGTRHHIGYSMEDLAKAFFIMRAPLQQAGLLDEVGKSMQWVFNLGKILAPEDDFVANIDYFNTQSFYHLMIIFMRTDINKIALLLNAYSKYMSITLAQDNEQGVFKKDGTSWHHGGHYPAYGMGAFKNLPKVFRTLSNTQFKISMVGHQNFKKAILTTVLYSNKFDYGFANAGRHPLEDNTIEPLKSQFLDMAYSGNPDYTSKIDREFASAYLRLWGDQDKETAAVLKNEYNIKPETLPGYHVLPYASTAIHRRKDWAAIIKGYSKYVWASEIYIASNRYGRYPANGTIQLLSEKGEYGSGFNQLGWDWNRYPGATIIHLPLKELESDLSLLMFKSNQTFAGAVKQDNNGVFSMILDESSGSNSDGKRGSYSFPGKLKARKSVFSFGNKLICIGTNISSIDNEHSVETTLFQNYLNEDISKNIFSSKIGAINKLGFNQSINSDTKDSWYIDAYQNIYHLISDNQVHIKLDHQHSYHNKYSINTGKMNTKGKGVKETEGNYAVAWIDHGVAPTSSSYRYVIYPFSDENMIEKVKTGRFKDSSFQVIQADSLAHVVYDKALHTYGYSFFQNSTSLNVPYIKAVSNPSLIMLHETGGKSIQLSVVDPNLNFYDDSGKATPGFGHPISIEVTLQGIWKLQESDSKTNLTVNKNTTTLTFSVQDGTTYNFKLTR